One part of the Solanum dulcamara chromosome 3, daSolDulc1.2, whole genome shotgun sequence genome encodes these proteins:
- the LOC129883741 gene encoding uncharacterized protein LOC129883741: MSFPRKRPKQPVSSQPALFRRILHSWTYGLADLPFLPEHHLLLSYGKNSFASKSALAFTNSKSYSLLFVFSSVFGGFHFQPEALTELLMESQILRIPIGIGAEHPGSLLAPKSPPPPIPESTPFPPPISGRPHFPPPIPRSPPFPPPIPGSPPIPGSPPPPIPGPILGSPPPLPICVGPPIFGSPPSILGGPPIPGTPAPPIPRDPPIFGSLPILGTPPPPIPGGPPIAGSPPIPGSPAPPPIAGSPPTPGSPPPNPGSPPPPPIAGSPPIFGNPPPIICGSPSPKNLASFVLLASPALGIMNQLSAMGIKFDEEIQGLLLLGFLPDS; encoded by the exons ATGTCTTTTCCTAGAAAACGTCCGAAACAACCTGTTTCGAGTCAGCCCGCACTTTTTCGAAGAATTCTGCACTCATGGACATACGGCCTGGCAGACCTTCCCTTTCTGCCGGAGCATCATTTGCTCCTCAGCTACGGAAAGAATTCCTTTGCCTCGAAGTCAGCGCTTGCCTTCACCAATTCAAAATCCTATTCCCTTCTATTTGTCTTCTCGTCAGTTTTTGGCGGCTTTCACTTTCAACCCGAAGCACTTACTGAGTTACTTATGGAATCTCAAATCCTGAGAATCCCAATTGGTATTGGTGCAGAAC accCAGGAAGTCTTTTGGCTCCGAAAAGTCCTCCTCCTCCAATTCCAGAAAGTACTCCCTTTCCTCCTCCAATTTCAGGACGTCCTCATTTTCCTCCTCCAATTCCAAGAAGTCCTCCTTTTCCTCCGCCTATTCCAGGAAGTCCTCCGATTCCTGGAAGTCCTCCTCCTCCAATTCCTGGACCAATTTTAGGAagtcctcctcctcttcctatTTGTGTAGGTCCTCCGATTTTTGGAAGtcctccttcaattcttggagGTCCTCCAATTCCAGGAACTCCTGCTCCTCCAATTCCTAGAGATCCTCCGATTTTTGGAAGTCTTCCGATTTTAGGAACTCCTCCTCCTCCTATTCCTGGGGGTCCTCCTATTGCTGGAAGTCCTCCTATCCCTGGAAGTCCTGCTCCTCCTCCTATTGCTGGAAGCCCTCCGACTCCTGGAAGTCCTCCCCCCAATCCTGGAAGTCCCCCTCCTCCTCCTATTGCTGGAAGTCCTCCAATTTTCGGAAATCCTCCTCCTATAATTTGTGGAAGTCCTAGTCCTAAAAATTTGGCATCATTTGTCTTACTTGCGTCTCCTGCACTA GGAATCATGAACCAGTTGTCTGCTATGGGCATTAAATTTGACGAAGAAATTCAAGGATTGCTTTTACTTGGTTTCCTACCAGACTCTTGA
- the LOC129881943 gene encoding uncharacterized protein LOC129881943, producing MGSKTFLLIVLAIFLVITSEVAARKLAQSSITSLEKGEALPPIGIEGPIETKGMFQRGGFLGIGAPMEVRGLSGIGGLSEIEASIGFEGHSKSGEFIEIGAPIESGGLP from the exons atgggATCGAAGACATTTTTACTAATAGTTTTGGCTATTTTTCTTGTGATAACATCTGAGGTTGCAGCTAGAAAGTTGGCTCAGAGCTCCATCACTTCCCTGGAAAAGG GAGAAGCACTTCCACCAATAGGAATCGAAGGACCTATCGAAACCAAAGGAATGTTCCAACGGGGAGGATTTTTAGGAATTGGAGCACCTATGGAAGTCAGAGGGCTTTCAGGAATCGGAGGACTTTCAGAAATTGAAGCGTCTATCGGATTTGAAGGACATTCAAAAAGCGGAGAATTTATCGAAATTGGAGCACCTATCGAATCTGGAGGACTTCCATGA
- the LOC129881944 gene encoding uncharacterized protein LOC129881944, with the protein MGSKAFMLIVLSIFLVITSEVAARELAQRSTTSLDNGHANDAKLLGMGFQGYLGGLGFPRPEIGGLPRPGIGGLPETGGFLRPGIRGFPGIGVGGFPWGGFGGGGGREYYGDYPRGGGFYPGGGYGGGYPRGGWYGGLPRN; encoded by the exons atgggaTCAAAGGCATTTATGCttattgttttgtctatttttCTTGTGATAACCTCAGAGGTTGCAGCTAGGGAGTTGGCGCAGAGATCCACCACTTCTTTGGACAACG GACATGCAAATGATGCCAAATTACTAGGAATGGGATTTCAAGGATATTTAGGAGGACTAGGATTTCCTAGACCAGAAATCGGAGGACTTCCAAGACCGGGAATTGGTGGACTTCCAGAAACTGGAGGATTTCTAAGACCAGGAATCAGAGGATTTCCAGGAATAGGAGTAGGCGGATTTCCATGGGGAGGatttggtggtggtggtggccGTGAATATTATGGAGATTATCCAAGAGGTGGTGGATTTTATCCTGGTGGCGGTTATGGCGGAGGATATCCTAGAGGTGGTTGGTATGGAGGATTGCCTCGCAACTAA